CTGCTGTTTTAACCTTATACACTTCATGTATTCTTACTATTGGATAACAATTTCCTCTTATTCTTATCATTTCATTATTGTCCATATTTAGCAAAATCTTGCTTGAATCTGGTTTAAAAAACTCCTTTATATCTAATGTTGGTATAGTATAATAAGATTTTCCAACCTTAACATTTACACCATCTATTATTGCCAAAGTAAGTGGTATTTTAAGAGTTATAGTAGTACCCTTGCCTTCAGAACTACTTACATTTATTTTTCCTCCCATATCACTGATGTTTTTTGAAACAACATCCATGCCTACTCCTCTGCCACTAAATTCAGTAATTTCACTATTAGTTGAAAAACCTGGTTCTAATATGAGGCTATATATTTTTTCATCAGATATATTTTCGTTTTCGCCTATTAAGCCTTTTTGTCTAGCTTTGTCTAAAATTTTATTTTTATCAAGCCCTCCACCATCATCCATAATTTTTATAACTACATCACTACCTAAATTTTTTGCCTCTAAAACTACTAATCCCTTCTCGCTTTTACCATACTTTATCCTTACATCCTTGTCTTCTATTCCATGATCTATTGAATTACGAACTAAATGCATTAATGGATCTGCTATATGTTCAATTATATTTTTGTCTACCTCAGTTTCTTCCCCTATGAGCTTAAGTTCAACATCCTTATCTAGCTTTTTGCTCATATCTCTTACAATTCTTTTCATCTTAGCAAATACATTTACTAACGGTACCATTCTTATATCCATTACTGTGTCTTGAAGTTCCTTTATTACCTTGTGTAATTGTACAGCAGCCTTATTAAAATTAGCTATATCAAGTCCTTTCAAATCAGGATTTTGAATAACCATTGCTTCTGTGATAACAAGTTCCCCCAACAAATCCATGAGCGTATCCACTTTATTTACATTAACGTTTATTACACTAGGGACATTACTCATTACATTCTCTTTTTTCTCTTCTTTTACTGGAACTTTCTGAACTTCCTCTATTTTAACCTTATTTGTATTAGAACGATATTCATTCTCTGTTACGCAGCAAAGCTCAAATTTATCTAAAAGTACAGTACTTTGAAATACTTTATTAACATCTTCTTCACCCTTATCAGATTTTAAAAATATCTTAAGTCCACATTGCTTTATTACATTACAGGTATCATCATCTTCTATTAGATTTTCAGGAAAATAATATAGCTCTGTTGAAATATTCTTCA
The Clostridium felsineum DSM 794 DNA segment above includes these coding regions:
- a CDS encoding chemotaxis protein CheA produces the protein MSQEFLNDSMLETYMIETSEMIDELENIILQNEQERCYKDEVVNKVFRIVHTIKGSSAMMNFNCIAELSHSLEDIFYFIREEKSQNVRCSNISDLILDNVDFMKRELEKIRNKKEADGDPSEIIINNKKFFDSLKGQDFYKGVIFFQKDCGMENIRAYTAVENLKNISTELYYFPENLIEDDDTCNVIKQCGLKIFLKSDKGEEDVNKVFQSTVLLDKFELCCVTENEYRSNTNKVKIEEVQKVPVKEEKKENVMSNVPSVINVNVNKVDTLMDLLGELVITEAMVIQNPDLKGLDIANFNKAAVQLHKVIKELQDTVMDIRMVPLVNVFAKMKRIVRDMSKKLDKDVELKLIGEETEVDKNIIEHIADPLMHLVRNSIDHGIEDKDVRIKYGKSEKGLVVLEAKNLGSDVVIKIMDDGGGLDKNKILDKARQKGLIGENENISDEKIYSLILEPGFSTNSEITEFSGRGVGMDVVSKNISDMGGKINVSSSEGKGTTITLKIPLTLAIIDGVNVKVGKSYYTIPTLDIKEFFKPDSSKILLNMDNNEMIRIRGNCYPIVRIHEVYKVKTAVKDISSGVLIMVEKNNKMTCIFADEIVGQQQVVIKALPKYIKDKNNVKGLSGCTLLGDGNISLILDVGEFINSYLNKK